A section of the Catalinimonas alkaloidigena genome encodes:
- a CDS encoding response regulator produces MVNLGITDDHELVRRGLRDLLRPSERLRLCATWDSAVATQAGIEAARIEVLLLDVHLPDRRGPELCRVLKERHPTLHILGLSTYDQLIIVQEMMDAGAGGYLLKSTDLGEIETAVQTVCAGQAYLAPTLAERMSRLAREPRTLRLTRREQAILTLIGEEFTTREIGERLCITEKTVETHRAHLYQKLGVKNVAGLVREGILRGYIG; encoded by the coding sequence ATGGTTAACCTCGGCATCACCGACGATCACGAACTGGTCCGACGCGGCCTTCGCGACCTGCTGCGCCCGTCGGAACGGCTGCGGCTGTGCGCCACCTGGGATTCGGCGGTGGCCACGCAGGCCGGCATCGAAGCGGCCCGCATTGAGGTGCTGCTGCTGGACGTACACCTGCCCGATCGGCGGGGACCGGAACTGTGTCGCGTGCTGAAGGAGCGCCACCCGACGCTGCACATCCTCGGCCTGTCGACCTACGACCAGCTGATCATCGTACAAGAGATGATGGACGCCGGGGCAGGAGGCTACCTGCTGAAAAGCACGGACCTCGGCGAGATCGAAACGGCCGTGCAGACCGTCTGTGCCGGGCAGGCGTACCTGGCCCCGACCTTGGCCGAGCGCATGAGCCGCCTGGCACGGGAGCCGCGCACGCTGCGACTGACCCGGCGGGAGCAAGCCATTCTGACGCTGATCGGCGAAGAATTTACCACCAGAGAGATCGGAGAACGGCTGTGCATCACCGAGAAAACGGTAGAGACCCACCGGGCGCACCTCTACCAGAAACTGGGCGTCAAAAACGTGGCGGGGCTGGTGCGGGAAGGCATTCTCCGAGGATACATTGGGTAA
- a CDS encoding alpha/beta hydrolase — protein MNNSFWHQLLCGLVLACLSGAPVLAQSSPPIPYDTSFTPQSTYLKERKNFPNVELVTPQLPRGVAWEKDVVYREIKDTPYGDRQLHADIFHPKKTAAGPYPAVLLIHGGGWRSGSKFNLIPMAQQLAAAGYVTLAVEYRLALEALYPASLVDIKAAIRWLRAHAREYHVDPEKIAVLGCSSGAQVVTLIGTTPSDPQFEGGAYPDQSSDVQAIVNIDGVVSFIHPEAEAEVKGNSASTWLGARYEENPTLWTAASPLEHVSAQTPPILFVNSSIPRFHAGRDDFFQKLDAYGTYHEVHTLPDTPHPFWLLHPWFKPTVGYVRGFLDKVFKE, from the coding sequence ATGAACAACTCTTTTTGGCATCAACTCTTGTGTGGCCTGGTGCTGGCGTGCCTGAGCGGCGCTCCCGTTCTCGCCCAGTCGTCGCCGCCGATCCCCTACGATACGTCCTTTACACCGCAGTCGACCTACCTGAAAGAGCGAAAAAACTTTCCGAACGTCGAACTGGTGACGCCGCAATTGCCCCGGGGCGTGGCGTGGGAAAAGGACGTCGTCTACCGGGAAATCAAAGACACACCGTACGGCGACCGGCAACTGCACGCCGACATTTTTCATCCGAAAAAGACGGCGGCCGGACCCTACCCGGCGGTGCTGCTGATCCACGGCGGTGGCTGGCGGTCGGGTAGTAAATTCAACCTGATTCCGATGGCGCAGCAACTGGCTGCGGCCGGGTACGTCACGCTGGCGGTCGAGTACCGTCTCGCGCTGGAAGCACTGTATCCCGCCTCCCTCGTCGACATCAAAGCGGCGATTCGCTGGCTCCGCGCCCACGCCAGGGAGTACCACGTCGATCCGGAAAAAATCGCGGTGCTGGGCTGTTCGTCGGGGGCGCAGGTGGTGACGCTGATCGGCACGACCCCGAGCGATCCGCAATTTGAGGGAGGGGCGTACCCGGACCAGTCGAGCGACGTGCAGGCCATCGTCAACATCGATGGTGTGGTGTCGTTCATCCATCCCGAAGCCGAAGCCGAGGTAAAAGGCAATTCGGCCAGCACCTGGCTGGGGGCGCGCTACGAAGAAAATCCGACGCTCTGGACAGCCGCTTCTCCGTTGGAGCACGTCAGCGCACAAACGCCGCCGATCCTGTTCGTGAACAGTTCGATTCCCCGGTTCCACGCGGGCCGCGACGATTTCTTCCAAAAATTAGATGCGTACGGCACGTACCACGAAGTCCACACCCTGCCCGACACGCCCCATCCGTTCTGGCTGTTGCATCCCTGGTTCAAACCGACCGTCGGCTACGTCCGCGGCTTTTTGGATAAGGTCTTTAAGGAGTAG
- a CDS encoding pectinesterase family protein, producing the protein MLYNRLFLVCAISFWIACFTVPASAQNPGYQTEFTVAQDGSGDFTRIQEAIDATKAFPDEPITIRLKKGVYKEKVRVYSWNTKLSLIGEDRENTVITYDDYFDKINLGRNSTFHTYTLQVEANDFRLENVTVENTAGPVGQAVALHVEGDRCVFVNCAFKGNQDTVYLAGERSRDYFRNCYIDGTTDFIFGEATAWFEACEIRAKSDSYITAASTVEGRPYGFVFHECDITAAPDVKQVYLGRPWRQFARTVFLECNLQAPIAPEGWKAWSNKDDKQTTFYAEYASQGPGAQPKQRIAWSHQLSKADAAAYTPEKILEGWMPEAAKP; encoded by the coding sequence ATGCTATATAACCGTCTCTTCCTTGTCTGCGCTATTAGCTTCTGGATCGCGTGTTTTACTGTTCCGGCTTCCGCCCAAAATCCCGGCTATCAAACCGAATTTACGGTGGCGCAGGACGGCAGCGGTGACTTTACCCGTATTCAGGAGGCCATCGATGCCACCAAGGCTTTTCCCGATGAGCCCATCACGATTCGGCTCAAAAAGGGGGTCTACAAAGAGAAGGTGCGCGTGTATTCCTGGAATACGAAACTGTCGCTGATCGGAGAAGATCGGGAAAACACGGTCATCACCTACGACGACTATTTCGACAAGATCAACCTCGGGCGGAACAGCACATTTCACACCTACACGCTTCAGGTGGAGGCCAACGATTTTCGCCTGGAAAACGTCACGGTCGAAAACACGGCGGGTCCGGTGGGGCAAGCCGTGGCGTTGCACGTGGAAGGTGACCGCTGCGTGTTCGTTAATTGTGCGTTCAAAGGCAACCAGGATACCGTTTACCTGGCGGGCGAGCGGTCGCGCGACTATTTCCGCAACTGTTATATCGACGGCACGACCGACTTTATTTTCGGGGAGGCGACGGCCTGGTTCGAAGCGTGTGAAATCCGGGCGAAGAGCGATTCGTACATCACCGCCGCCTCCACCGTGGAAGGACGTCCCTATGGTTTTGTGTTTCACGAATGCGACATTACGGCTGCGCCTGACGTGAAACAGGTGTACCTGGGGCGGCCCTGGCGGCAGTTTGCCCGCACTGTTTTTCTTGAATGCAACTTGCAGGCCCCCATCGCCCCGGAAGGGTGGAAGGCGTGGAGCAACAAAGACGACAAGCAAACCACGTTCTACGCGGAATATGCGTCACAAGGCCCCGGTGCGCAACCCAAGCAGCGCATTGCCTGGTCGCATCAGCTTTCCAAAGCGGACGCCGCCGCTTACACCCCCGAAAAGATTCTGGAAGGGTGGATGCCGGAGGCGGCTAAGCCCTGA
- a CDS encoding GEVED domain-containing protein, with product MKKVSFILLSALFLAGPAWAQRVCATMEALDRIEAENPEVSEQMRRIEQFTQQYVQQMRNPKGLQTLADEVYTIPVVVHVVYRTDAENITTSQIQSQLNVLNKDFRRLNADYGNTPSEFAGRVADAKIEFALAKVSPGGKPTSGITRTKTTRTSFSSDDRVKSTAQGGRNAWPADKYLNIWVCKLSGGLLGYAQFPGGPASTDGVVINYTAFGTNGTAAAPFNKGRTATHEVGHYLNLRHIWGDGGCGASDYVSDTPDDDGPNYGCPSHPISSCGVRSMFMNYMDYVDDACMYMFTTGQKTRMRAVLAAGGARGSLVGNAGGGSSNTPTYCASQGNSTADEWLNRVKVGSINKLSGDNGGYVDFTTTSANLTKGNSYSLTLTPAWSGTVYGEGYAAWIDYNQDGDFDDSGERVYSRSSTTATSVTGSFVVPSGAKTGSTRMRVAMKYNGTPQPCESFAYGEVEDYTVVIGTGGTRSAEATAEPVVRYYPNPARESLTMEVTLPDEGTPGMATPLAVEVFNTSGQRVDAFTWTAPTGQSVRTIDIQAWPAGLYLIRMEGDRLRTTERITVVK from the coding sequence ATGAAGAAAGTGTCCTTTATCCTGCTGTCCGCTTTGTTCCTGGCCGGTCCTGCCTGGGCGCAGCGCGTGTGCGCCACCATGGAAGCGCTGGATCGTATTGAGGCGGAAAACCCGGAGGTCTCGGAGCAGATGCGTCGTATTGAGCAGTTTACGCAGCAGTACGTGCAGCAAATGCGCAATCCGAAAGGCCTGCAAACGCTTGCCGACGAGGTCTACACCATTCCGGTCGTGGTGCATGTCGTCTATCGTACCGATGCGGAAAACATCACCACCAGTCAGATTCAGTCGCAGCTCAACGTGCTGAACAAAGACTTTCGCCGCTTGAACGCCGACTACGGGAACACTCCTTCAGAATTTGCGGGGCGGGTCGCCGATGCCAAAATCGAATTTGCGCTGGCCAAGGTCAGCCCCGGCGGAAAACCCACGTCGGGCATCACCCGCACCAAAACGACCCGCACTTCTTTCAGCTCGGACGACCGCGTCAAGTCGACCGCGCAGGGCGGCCGCAACGCCTGGCCTGCCGACAAGTACCTGAACATCTGGGTCTGTAAGCTCAGCGGCGGCCTGCTGGGCTATGCACAGTTTCCGGGCGGTCCGGCCTCGACCGACGGGGTGGTCATCAACTACACGGCGTTTGGCACCAACGGCACCGCCGCCGCTCCTTTCAACAAAGGGCGGACCGCTACGCACGAAGTTGGCCACTACCTGAACCTGCGCCACATCTGGGGTGATGGCGGATGCGGTGCCAGCGATTACGTCTCGGATACGCCCGACGACGACGGGCCGAACTACGGCTGTCCTTCGCACCCCATTTCTTCGTGCGGCGTGCGCTCCATGTTTATGAACTACATGGATTACGTCGACGACGCCTGCATGTACATGTTCACGACCGGCCAGAAAACCCGCATGCGGGCGGTGTTGGCCGCCGGAGGGGCACGTGGTTCGCTGGTCGGCAATGCCGGGGGTGGCAGCAGCAACACCCCGACTTATTGCGCCTCGCAGGGAAACAGCACCGCAGACGAATGGCTCAACCGGGTGAAGGTCGGCAGCATCAACAAACTGTCCGGCGACAACGGCGGATATGTGGACTTTACTACAACTTCAGCGAACCTGACCAAAGGAAATTCTTACAGCCTGACCCTGACACCGGCCTGGTCGGGCACGGTCTATGGCGAGGGCTATGCGGCCTGGATCGACTACAACCAGGATGGCGACTTCGACGACAGCGGCGAGCGGGTGTACAGCCGCAGCAGCACGACGGCTACCTCGGTTACGGGGTCGTTTGTGGTGCCGAGCGGTGCCAAAACCGGTTCGACGCGGATGCGTGTCGCGATGAAATACAACGGTACGCCCCAGCCCTGCGAAAGCTTTGCCTACGGAGAGGTAGAGGACTATACCGTGGTGATCGGGACCGGTGGAACGCGTTCCGCCGAAGCTACTGCCGAGCCGGTTGTGCGCTACTATCCTAATCCGGCCCGCGAAAGCCTTACCATGGAAGTGACGTTGCCCGACGAGGGAACTCCGGGCATGGCCACGCCATTGGCGGTGGAAGTCTTCAACACCAGCGGACAACGGGTCGACGCCTTTACCTGGACTGCCCCTACGGGCCAGTCGGTGCGGACGATCGACATCCAGGCCTGGCCGGCCGGGCTTTACCTGATTCGCATGGAAGGCGACCGGTTGCGAACCACCGAGCGGATCACGGTCGTGAAGTAA
- a CDS encoding ABC transporter permease has protein sequence MLKTVLTSFALALHNIRTHFLHTMLSVLGIVIGVAALVGILSLIDGMESYAHEQVSTTSLRHIIVGSQTTREVDHVRIAKDTYPYLNYERFQKLMTSLPQPIQGNLYIRQPTELLLPDTTRRLGLIAMGTTAPFPPHVEVEAGELFTEADVRAHRPVVVVNRALARQLVGTAAPETVVGQTLSLRGETFRVVGLFAGDGTLAQAYLPITLFSEDELRKNPPQVFLEAPTVEDVPVYQAAAEAHLRSQFPDQADDFFVSTNEGRVQQANRGFLIFRLVMGFITGLSVLVGGIGVMNVMLISVTERTMEIGIRKATGAKRRDILLQFLSESVTISGFGSLLGLIVGMLGSLVLVAVLRHITEAPFQVAFTASTLGFIAGLALLIGVVFGTYPALRAARLDPVDAIRHE, from the coding sequence ATGCTGAAAACCGTCCTTACCTCGTTTGCCCTGGCGTTGCACAACATCCGCACGCATTTTTTACACACTATGCTGTCTGTGCTGGGCATCGTAATCGGCGTGGCGGCGCTGGTCGGCATCTTGTCGCTCATCGACGGAATGGAATCCTACGCCCACGAGCAGGTTTCCACCACATCGCTACGGCACATTATCGTGGGGAGTCAGACGACCAGGGAGGTCGATCACGTGCGCATTGCCAAGGACACGTATCCGTACCTCAACTACGAGCGCTTTCAGAAGCTGATGACGTCGCTGCCGCAGCCGATCCAGGGCAATCTGTACATCCGACAGCCGACGGAACTGCTGCTGCCCGATACCACCCGACGCCTGGGCCTGATCGCCATGGGGACCACCGCTCCTTTCCCGCCCCACGTCGAAGTGGAAGCCGGCGAACTCTTTACAGAAGCCGACGTGCGGGCGCACCGCCCGGTGGTGGTGGTGAACCGCGCCCTGGCGCGCCAACTGGTCGGCACGGCCGCCCCGGAAACCGTCGTAGGCCAAACGCTTTCCCTGCGCGGCGAGACCTTCCGGGTGGTGGGCCTGTTCGCCGGCGATGGCACCTTGGCACAAGCTTACTTGCCGATAACACTCTTTTCGGAAGACGAACTTCGCAAGAATCCGCCGCAGGTCTTTCTGGAAGCCCCCACGGTCGAGGACGTTCCGGTTTACCAAGCCGCGGCAGAAGCACACTTGCGCAGCCAGTTTCCGGACCAGGCAGACGATTTTTTTGTAAGCACAAACGAAGGGCGCGTCCAACAAGCCAACCGGGGCTTTCTCATCTTCCGGCTGGTCATGGGATTCATCACGGGCCTTTCGGTACTGGTGGGCGGCATCGGCGTGATGAACGTGATGTTGATTTCGGTCACGGAGCGTACGATGGAAATCGGCATTCGGAAGGCCACCGGCGCCAAGCGGCGCGACATTCTACTGCAATTCCTCTCCGAATCGGTTACCATTTCCGGCTTTGGCAGCCTACTCGGGCTGATTGTCGGCATGCTGGGGTCGCTGGTGCTGGTGGCCGTTCTCCGGCACATCACCGAAGCACCTTTTCAGGTCGCGTTTACGGCTTCCACCCTGGGGTTTATTGCCGGCCTGGCACTGCTGATCGGCGTGGTGTTCGGAACCTACCCGGCCCTGCGCGCCGCCCGCCTCGATCCGGTCGACGCCATCCGCCACGAATAA
- a CDS encoding DUF434 domain-containing protein, with product MTARTEETRNRGKHPSDEKLFSAKWHPALKEAVDDLEFLLERGYGSASALQLVGNRYRLNKRQQEAVLRMSASAQEAELRRLKACSPAALAGATVAIDGFNQLILLESILSGAYVFGCRDGTIRDISSVHGSYKRVVKTEDAARTIGEALQELRVAQVAWWLDAPISNSGRLKSFLRDIGQAYGYPWELELANNPDLVLAESDDIVITSDGWILDRADRWFNFGAYLVERQKVHPQLIRV from the coding sequence ATGACTGCACGTACAGAAGAAACACGCAACCGGGGAAAGCATCCGAGCGACGAGAAACTATTCAGCGCGAAGTGGCACCCCGCTCTGAAAGAAGCCGTCGACGACCTGGAATTCCTGCTGGAGCGGGGCTACGGCAGTGCGTCGGCTCTGCAACTGGTGGGCAATCGGTACCGGCTCAACAAACGGCAACAGGAAGCCGTGTTGCGCATGAGCGCGTCTGCCCAAGAAGCCGAGCTGCGTCGACTGAAGGCCTGTAGTCCGGCGGCACTGGCCGGAGCCACGGTCGCCATTGACGGATTCAACCAGCTCATTCTGCTGGAAAGCATCCTGTCGGGAGCCTACGTTTTCGGCTGCCGGGACGGCACCATCCGCGACATTTCCAGTGTGCACGGTTCGTACAAACGGGTCGTCAAAACCGAAGATGCCGCCCGGACCATCGGGGAGGCGTTGCAGGAGCTACGGGTCGCGCAGGTCGCGTGGTGGCTGGATGCGCCCATTTCCAACAGCGGGCGGCTCAAGTCCTTTTTGCGGGACATCGGGCAGGCGTATGGGTATCCGTGGGAACTGGAACTGGCCAACAACCCCGATCTGGTGCTGGCCGAAAGCGACGATATCGTGATCACTTCCGACGGCTGGATTCTGGATCGTGCCGACCGGTGGTTCAATTTTGGAGCGTATCTGGTCGAGCGGCAGAAAGTACACCCCCAACTCATCCGTGTGTAA
- a CDS encoding T9SS type A sorting domain-containing protein, with protein sequence MKRGRVYFLQWSVLLMLLCWSGPMAAQRLVDAEYFVDTDPGVGQATPLQLAPAGQWENLALMPNVSTLPPGLHRVCVRIREGRQVWSQFRCGFVLVTRTATFNIVAAEYFWNEDPGVGQGTPLALEAGASVETDLQVPTDGLTPGLHRLHVRLRGADGAWSPYLRRLVFVTGQPDRPVVAAEYFWDRDPGVGQGIPLDIPTGDAPDLALQIPVDTVAQGRHRLYVRLQARDGGWSHYSSTSVSVSGVTAVASLPDGMAVSRPYPNPARAEVTVRLALHRSWRGTVVVYDALGQELYRNATVSCPPGTHVLRIPCAAWPAGLYRISLQAADTHWHYPFVRQ encoded by the coding sequence ATGAAACGGGGGCGCGTGTATTTTCTCCAGTGGAGCGTCCTGCTGATGCTCCTGTGTTGGTCCGGTCCGATGGCGGCACAAAGGCTGGTCGACGCCGAGTACTTTGTCGATACCGATCCGGGTGTCGGCCAGGCCACACCCCTGCAACTGGCTCCGGCCGGGCAATGGGAGAACCTTGCTCTGATGCCAAACGTCAGCACCCTCCCGCCGGGATTGCACCGGGTGTGTGTGCGGATCAGGGAAGGTCGTCAGGTCTGGAGCCAGTTCCGGTGTGGTTTCGTGCTGGTTACGCGTACGGCTACGTTCAACATCGTGGCGGCAGAATACTTCTGGAACGAAGACCCCGGCGTGGGGCAGGGCACGCCGCTGGCGTTGGAAGCAGGAGCCAGCGTGGAGACAGACCTGCAAGTGCCGACGGACGGACTAACGCCGGGACTGCACCGGTTGCACGTCCGTCTGCGCGGCGCTGACGGAGCCTGGAGTCCGTACCTGCGACGGTTGGTCTTCGTAACGGGGCAACCGGACCGGCCGGTGGTGGCGGCAGAGTATTTCTGGGATCGGGACCCGGGCGTCGGGCAGGGTATTCCGCTGGACATCCCTACCGGCGATGCGCCTGACCTCGCCTTACAAATTCCGGTCGATACCGTCGCGCAGGGGCGGCACCGGTTGTACGTACGGCTGCAAGCCCGTGACGGCGGGTGGAGTCATTACAGCAGCACGTCGGTGTCGGTCAGTGGCGTCACGGCGGTAGCCTCCCTACCCGACGGCATGGCAGTGAGTCGTCCGTACCCCAACCCGGCGCGTGCGGAGGTCACGGTCCGGCTCGCACTGCATCGGTCCTGGCGTGGGACAGTGGTGGTGTACGATGCGCTGGGGCAGGAGCTCTACCGAAACGCCACTGTGTCGTGCCCGCCCGGCACCCATGTGTTGCGCATTCCCTGCGCCGCCTGGCCCGCGGGGCTGTACCGGATCAGCCTTCAGGCGGCGGATACGCATTGGCACTACCCTTTTGTGCGGCAGTAG
- a CDS encoding tetratricopeptide repeat protein, with translation MRYLLILFWAGLWSALPASGQSSTPDDSLALQAAIEAVYPLEAADPDRAVALYDSLQAACVAKAYWVGAGRAAQYAGIVESDRGKYDQALHHYRQAIPHFEAAHFPTGLASTQNNMGVQFTLQGRWDSAAVHYVRAIERYEALADTNALVILYGNTSAVFKELGRYPKALRYAETGLQLAQAFGDSLRLADALINLATVQPQVGQSEQAAQNGHQALRIGEALHDPFVQYLAHNILADLAQARHQPMQALQHARQARQYADAFGDPFHRVTALKNLGASLFENQRTDSARVYLQQAARLAAQIHAWDKLAETHLLLSDVTARRHDYATALQHLHAYRHLHDSLENARTQRLVTELEARYQSEQKDRRLAEQQLAVAQAQSRVARQRALNGWLVGGLLFLLSVGALLYRTFRQRAALKDQTIAALEKQQEVERLRALLEGEEKERQRLARELHDGIGGQMALLQAKARGKQDVAQLADEIRDANQEIRRIAHNLTPGILQRHGFCKAVETFVEEMNAALVTPQVVWQCFGPEARMPPHVALPLYRIVQELVYNARKHAGARQLLVQLNIGDEALDLTVEDDGNGQLPQAKAKGRGIGWSNIEQRVASLGATLHIEATPGQGSTVTLQVPISALQHG, from the coding sequence ATGCGGTATCTACTGATTCTTTTCTGGGCCGGGCTCTGGTCAGCCTTACCTGCTTCCGGGCAGTCGAGTACGCCGGACGACAGCCTGGCCCTGCAGGCGGCTATCGAGGCCGTATACCCGCTGGAGGCGGCCGATCCCGACAGGGCCGTGGCGCTTTACGATAGTTTGCAGGCGGCCTGCGTGGCGAAGGCTTACTGGGTAGGGGCAGGGCGGGCTGCGCAATACGCCGGCATTGTCGAGAGCGACCGGGGGAAGTACGACCAGGCGCTGCACCATTACCGGCAGGCCATTCCCCACTTCGAAGCCGCCCACTTCCCGACAGGCTTGGCCAGCACGCAGAACAACATGGGTGTGCAGTTTACGCTCCAGGGCCGGTGGGATAGCGCGGCCGTGCACTACGTGCGTGCCATCGAACGCTACGAAGCGCTGGCGGATACCAACGCACTGGTCATTCTTTACGGCAACACCAGCGCCGTGTTTAAGGAACTCGGCCGTTACCCGAAAGCCCTCCGCTACGCCGAAACGGGCCTGCAACTGGCCCAGGCCTTCGGCGATTCGCTGCGGCTGGCCGACGCGCTCATCAACCTCGCTACGGTCCAGCCCCAGGTGGGCCAGTCGGAGCAAGCTGCTCAGAACGGCCACCAGGCCCTGCGGATCGGCGAAGCCCTCCACGATCCTTTTGTGCAGTACCTGGCCCACAACATCCTGGCAGATTTGGCGCAGGCGCGTCACCAGCCGATGCAGGCGTTGCAACACGCCCGGCAGGCCCGGCAGTACGCGGACGCTTTCGGCGATCCGTTTCATCGGGTTACGGCCCTGAAGAACCTGGGCGCCAGCCTGTTTGAGAACCAGCGGACGGACAGCGCCCGGGTCTACCTGCAACAAGCAGCCCGGCTGGCCGCGCAGATCCATGCGTGGGACAAACTGGCCGAGACGCACCTGCTGCTCAGCGACGTGACGGCCCGCCGCCATGATTACGCGACCGCCCTGCAACACCTGCATGCGTACCGTCACCTGCACGACTCGCTCGAAAACGCCCGAACCCAACGGCTGGTGACCGAACTGGAAGCCCGCTACCAGTCCGAACAGAAAGATCGTCGCCTGGCCGAGCAGCAACTGGCGGTGGCGCAGGCGCAAAGCCGGGTGGCCCGTCAGCGGGCGCTGAACGGATGGCTGGTCGGCGGGCTGCTGTTTCTGCTCAGCGTAGGCGCGTTGCTCTACCGCACGTTCCGGCAACGGGCGGCGCTGAAAGACCAGACCATCGCGGCCCTGGAAAAACAACAAGAGGTGGAGCGGCTGCGGGCGTTGCTGGAAGGGGAAGAAAAGGAGCGGCAGCGGCTGGCCCGCGAACTGCACGACGGCATTGGAGGGCAGATGGCCCTCTTGCAGGCCAAAGCACGCGGGAAGCAAGACGTGGCGCAACTGGCCGACGAAATTCGGGACGCGAACCAGGAAATCCGACGCATTGCCCACAACCTGACACCCGGTATTTTGCAGCGGCATGGCTTCTGCAAGGCGGTCGAAACGTTTGTAGAAGAGATGAACGCCGCCCTCGTAACGCCGCAGGTCGTCTGGCAATGCTTTGGGCCGGAAGCACGCATGCCCCCGCACGTGGCGTTGCCGCTCTACCGGATCGTCCAGGAACTGGTGTACAATGCCCGAAAACACGCCGGAGCCCGGCAACTCCTGGTGCAACTGAACATCGGCGACGAGGCGCTGGACCTGACCGTGGAGGACGACGGCAACGGGCAACTGCCGCAGGCAAAAGCGAAGGGGCGGGGCATCGGTTGGTCCAACATCGAGCAGCGGGTCGCGTCGCTGGGCGCTACCCTGCACATTGAAGCCACACCGGGGCAAGGCTCTACGGTAACACTTCAGGTACCGATTTCTGCGCTGCAACATGGTTAA
- a CDS encoding VWA domain-containing protein produces the protein MKEDDFKQFIEFGALLDKGTRRYLVRYLLHRFNHPGGELEALAAPSAEFDLLKETLDRVFSHETTLQVLGQHDALATQVVQDTLQWMRKTHQRVKTENPYQEEFRRLGSWQERPLRIFAETWYHLTQFLKENYTREELDVLFYQERFDDTFRDRKAFLQRLDAAYREHGMDWQHPIERIIQDLLTQWEALLIARSLRYEMERMEEEREEFSQLLYQKVEEFQKLLDLIAPFTLDVGRFWDLDKGLWKKHTFNVLERYAEILQNEHGIRQLAQLLGRWRDAETELDEQLYARAISKSEWKTVPGLRGEISGVHESDDLPNVLPTEAALLGTPVTETLFFKKYLEKRLLTFQYQGEQAVKGRDMLYEQQAQQKAQERGPFIICIDTSGSMEGTPEHIAKVLCFAVLKMAARERRHAYLISFSVGLHTINLMELETSMDKIVDFLNRRFDGGTDISPAMHEALRMLDDKDYEDADVLMVSDFVMYDIREDIVRQMHKKQKTGTRFHSLTLAGAKTNPEIVDLFDNYWVYDPDNREVVRQLASDLRSISRVS, from the coding sequence TTGAAAGAAGACGATTTTAAACAGTTTATTGAGTTCGGGGCGCTGCTCGACAAAGGCACGCGCCGTTACCTCGTGCGCTACCTGCTGCATCGGTTCAACCACCCCGGCGGCGAACTGGAAGCGCTGGCGGCTCCGTCGGCAGAGTTCGATCTGTTGAAAGAAACCCTCGACCGGGTGTTTTCGCACGAGACGACGCTTCAGGTGTTAGGGCAGCACGACGCACTGGCGACGCAGGTGGTGCAGGACACGTTGCAGTGGATGCGGAAGACGCACCAGCGTGTCAAGACGGAGAATCCCTACCAGGAAGAGTTCCGGCGGCTAGGGTCGTGGCAGGAACGGCCGCTGCGCATTTTTGCCGAGACGTGGTATCACCTCACCCAGTTTCTGAAGGAAAACTATACGCGCGAAGAGCTGGACGTCCTTTTTTACCAGGAACGGTTCGACGATACGTTCCGCGACCGGAAAGCCTTTCTCCAACGGCTCGATGCGGCCTACCGGGAACACGGGATGGACTGGCAACACCCCATCGAACGGATCATTCAGGACCTGCTGACGCAGTGGGAAGCGCTGCTGATCGCCCGCAGCCTGCGCTACGAGATGGAACGCATGGAAGAGGAACGCGAAGAATTCAGCCAACTGCTGTACCAGAAGGTGGAAGAATTTCAGAAGCTGCTCGACCTCATCGCGCCGTTTACGCTCGACGTCGGTCGGTTTTGGGACCTCGACAAAGGCTTGTGGAAGAAGCACACGTTCAACGTGCTGGAACGCTACGCCGAAATTTTGCAGAATGAGCACGGCATCCGGCAACTGGCGCAACTGCTGGGCCGCTGGCGCGACGCCGAAACCGAACTCGACGAACAGCTCTACGCCCGCGCCATCTCGAAAAGCGAGTGGAAAACCGTGCCCGGCCTGCGCGGCGAAATCAGCGGCGTTCACGAAAGCGACGACCTGCCGAACGTCCTTCCCACCGAAGCGGCCTTGCTCGGCACGCCCGTCACCGAAACTCTTTTCTTCAAAAAATACCTCGAAAAGCGACTCCTCACGTTCCAGTACCAGGGCGAACAGGCTGTGAAGGGACGGGACATGCTCTACGAGCAACAAGCCCAGCAAAAAGCGCAGGAGCGCGGGCCGTTCATCATTTGCATCGACACCAGCGGCTCGATGGAAGGCACGCCCGAACACATTGCCAAGGTGCTTTGCTTTGCCGTACTCAAAATGGCCGCCCGCGAACGCCGCCACGCCTACCTGATCTCGTTTTCGGTAGGGCTGCACACGATCAACCTGATGGAACTGGAAACGTCGATGGACAAGATCGTCGACTTTCTGAACCGCCGCTTCGACGGAGGGACCGACATTTCGCCGGCGATGCACGAAGCGCTGCGGATGCTGGACGACAAAGACTACGAAGACGCCGATGTGCTGATGGTCTCCGATTTCGTGATGTACGACATTCGGGAAGACATCGTCCGGCAGATGCACAAAAAACAGAAGACCGGGACGCGTTTCCACAGCCTCACGCTGGCCGGCGCCAAGACCAACCCCGAAATTGTGGATTTGTTCGACAACTATTGGGTGTACGATCCCGACAACCGCGAAGTGGTCCGCCAGCTCGCGTCGGATCTGCGCAGCATTTCGCGGGTGAGTTGA